A single Curtobacterium sp. MCSS17_015 DNA region contains:
- a CDS encoding cytochrome bc complex cytochrome b subunit, whose product MSSTTTTTPNTESSNKPAPDRGSRLINYTANYIDERTSISGLVKEVGRKIFPDHWSFMLGEVALYSFVVVLLSGTFLTFFYQASMTEVVYDGSYVPMKGVEMSVALQSTLDISFEIRGGLFVRQIHHWAALLFVASVMLHMARVFFTGAFRKPRELNWVFGFVLWILAMAEGFTGYSLPDDLLSGNGLRIIVGMIEGIPVIGVWIAYLLFGGEFPGTDIVGRLYTLHILLLPAILVAVLGVHLVLVVVNKHTQYAGPGKTNENVVGVPILPAFAAKGGGFFFIVAGILAAIASLFTINPIWNYGPYDPSPVSAGTQPDWYIGFADGALRLVPPHWEVVWFGYTVSFNILVPIAVLGGLIVAIFVYPFIEAWVTGDKREHHIADRPRNAPTRTALGVAGITLYGALFTAASSDLIATHFMVSINHVIHVLQAATVLGPFVAFWITKRVCLALQKKDREIVLHGYESGRIVRLPHGEFIEVHEQLDEYERWRLLEFNDYKPLMIRPDARGRISSMQKARARVSRFFFEDRIEPVSKAELEAAHAAHHGPDLEGTHQAPQVGAGTH is encoded by the coding sequence ATGAGCAGCACAACGACAACCACCCCCAACACCGAGTCGTCGAACAAGCCGGCTCCTGACCGTGGTTCGCGCCTGATCAACTACACCGCGAACTACATCGACGAGCGCACGAGCATCTCCGGCTTGGTGAAGGAGGTCGGGCGCAAGATCTTCCCCGACCACTGGAGCTTCATGCTCGGTGAGGTGGCGCTCTACAGCTTCGTCGTCGTCCTGCTCTCCGGGACCTTCCTGACGTTCTTCTACCAGGCGTCCATGACCGAGGTCGTCTACGACGGCTCGTACGTCCCGATGAAGGGCGTCGAGATGTCGGTCGCCCTGCAGTCCACCCTGGACATCTCGTTCGAGATCCGCGGCGGCCTGTTCGTGCGACAGATCCACCACTGGGCGGCCCTGCTGTTCGTGGCCTCGGTCATGCTGCACATGGCTCGCGTCTTCTTCACCGGCGCGTTCCGCAAGCCGCGCGAGCTCAACTGGGTCTTCGGCTTCGTGCTCTGGATCCTCGCCATGGCCGAGGGCTTCACCGGCTACTCGCTTCCCGACGACCTGCTCTCCGGCAACGGTCTCCGCATCATCGTCGGCATGATCGAGGGCATCCCGGTGATCGGCGTCTGGATCGCCTACCTGCTGTTCGGTGGTGAGTTCCCGGGCACCGACATCGTCGGCCGCCTGTACACGCTCCACATCCTGCTGCTGCCGGCGATCCTGGTCGCGGTGCTCGGCGTGCACCTCGTGCTCGTCGTCGTGAACAAGCACACGCAGTACGCGGGTCCGGGCAAGACCAACGAGAACGTCGTGGGCGTCCCGATCCTCCCGGCGTTCGCCGCGAAGGGTGGCGGGTTCTTCTTCATCGTCGCCGGCATCCTCGCCGCCATCGCGTCGCTGTTCACGATCAACCCGATCTGGAACTACGGCCCGTACGACCCCTCCCCCGTGTCCGCCGGAACCCAGCCTGACTGGTACATCGGCTTCGCGGACGGCGCGCTCCGTCTGGTGCCGCCGCACTGGGAGGTCGTCTGGTTCGGCTACACGGTGTCGTTCAACATCCTCGTCCCGATCGCGGTCCTGGGTGGCCTGATCGTCGCGATCTTCGTCTACCCGTTCATCGAGGCGTGGGTCACCGGGGACAAGCGCGAGCACCACATCGCCGACCGTCCGCGCAACGCCCCGACCCGTACCGCCCTCGGTGTCGCCGGCATCACGCTGTACGGCGCGCTGTTCACGGCTGCCTCCTCCGACCTCATCGCGACGCACTTCATGGTCTCGATCAACCACGTGATCCACGTGCTCCAGGCGGCGACGGTCCTCGGTCCGTTCGTGGCGTTCTGGATCACCAAGCGTGTGTGCCTCGCCCTGCAGAAGAAGGACCGCGAGATCGTCCTGCACGGGTACGAGTCGGGTCGCATCGTGCGCCTGCCGCACGGTGAGTTCATCGAGGTGCACGAGCAGCTCGACGAGTACGAGCGGTGGCGTCTGCTGGAGTTCAACGACTACAAGCCGCTGATGATCCGTCCCGACGCTCGTGGTCGCATCAGCTCGATGCAGAAGGCCCGGGCACGCGTGTCCCGCTTCTTCTTCGAGGACCGGATCGAGCCGGTGTCGAAGGCGGAGCTCGAGGCCGCGCACGCCGCGCACCACGGTCCTGACCTCGAAGGGACCCACCAGGCCCCGCAGGTCGGTGCCGGGACGCACTAG
- a CDS encoding Rieske 2Fe-2S domain-containing protein, with product MAEHDDEALNSSSAVEKHGATQPAGTAVLPSERFENPGEPPHRARRTDVDPKKQRLAERQVATFFYLSIIGSVLSIAAYIAFPIDSNDFGSVRSANLFLGLSITLALLALGIGAVYWSKTLVSDRELTEMRHTTRGSDETRAKAVEAFQLADKESGFSRRKLIRNSLIGALVAFPLPGIVLVRDLAPKEDPNELLRHTFWKSGLRLTKDPTGLPIKASDVTIGSVFHVIPEGMLDSEHMLEEKAKAAVLLMRLDPKDLNPGKGQENWGYDGIVAYSKICTHVGCPVALYEQQTHHLLCPCHQSTFDVSNNCEVIFGPAARPLPQLPISVDDDGYLVAQSDFHEPVGPSFWERARS from the coding sequence ATGGCAGAGCACGACGACGAGGCACTGAACTCGTCCTCGGCTGTCGAGAAGCACGGCGCGACGCAGCCGGCGGGGACCGCCGTCCTGCCGTCGGAGCGGTTCGAGAACCCGGGTGAGCCGCCGCACCGCGCTCGCCGCACCGACGTCGACCCGAAGAAGCAGCGTCTGGCCGAGCGCCAGGTCGCCACGTTCTTCTACCTGTCGATCATCGGCAGCGTCCTGTCGATCGCCGCGTACATCGCCTTCCCGATCGATTCGAACGACTTCGGGTCGGTCCGCTCCGCGAACCTGTTCCTCGGACTCTCGATCACGCTCGCCCTGCTCGCACTGGGCATCGGGGCCGTCTACTGGTCGAAGACCCTGGTCTCCGACCGGGAACTCACCGAGATGCGTCACACCACGCGGGGCTCGGACGAGACCCGTGCCAAGGCGGTCGAGGCGTTCCAGCTCGCCGACAAGGAGTCCGGCTTCAGCCGTCGCAAGCTGATCCGCAACTCGCTCATCGGCGCGCTGGTGGCCTTCCCGCTCCCCGGCATCGTCCTGGTGCGCGACCTGGCGCCGAAGGAAGACCCGAACGAGCTGCTCCGTCACACCTTCTGGAAGTCGGGCCTGCGCCTGACCAAGGACCCGACGGGTCTGCCGATCAAGGCGTCCGACGTCACCATCGGATCTGTGTTCCACGTCATCCCCGAGGGCATGCTCGACTCCGAGCACATGCTCGAGGAGAAGGCCAAGGCCGCCGTCCTCCTGATGCGTCTGGACCCGAAGGACCTCAACCCCGGCAAGGGCCAGGAGAACTGGGGCTACGACGGCATCGTCGCATACTCCAAGATCTGTACCCACGTCGGATGCCCGGTCGCGCTCTACGAGCAGCAGACGCACCACCTGCTGTGCCCGTGCCACCAGTCCACCTTCGATGTCTCGAACAACTGCGAGGTCATCTTCGGACCGGCGGCCCGCCCCCTCCCCCAACTTCCGATCTCGGTCGATGACGACGGCTACCTGGTCGCACAGAGCGACTTCCACGAGCCGGTCGGCCCGTCCTTCTGGGAGCGTGCCCGCTCATGA
- a CDS encoding cytochrome c codes for MFNTSKKNNKGRRSPMATVSLLAVALMTTGGAYALFSTSANAEDSTSSTVAESSQSQVNEGQKLFASNCATCHGLSAQGTSEGPSLIGVGAASVDFQVGTGRMPLAAQGPQGEEKPEQFTDQQVDAMAAYVASLGPGPSVPGEELTDGSEGDAAEGAELFRINCAMCHNVAGAGGALTEGKYAPNLRDVSGKHIYEAMLTGPQNMPVFNDLNLTPDQKADIITYLKYVQDNRSPGGFGLGDIGPVAEGLFIWIFGLGAVVAMTVWLTAKQN; via the coding sequence ATGTTCAACACATCGAAGAAGAACAACAAGGGCCGGCGCTCCCCCATGGCGACCGTGTCCCTGCTCGCCGTCGCCCTCATGACGACGGGTGGCGCGTACGCGCTCTTCAGCACCTCGGCCAACGCCGAGGACAGCACCTCGAGCACGGTGGCCGAGTCGAGCCAGTCGCAGGTGAACGAGGGTCAGAAGCTCTTCGCCTCGAACTGCGCCACCTGCCACGGTCTCTCTGCGCAGGGCACGAGCGAAGGCCCGTCCCTCATCGGCGTCGGCGCCGCGTCGGTCGACTTCCAGGTCGGCACCGGCCGCATGCCGCTCGCTGCACAGGGACCCCAGGGTGAAGAGAAGCCCGAGCAGTTCACCGACCAGCAGGTCGACGCCATGGCGGCGTACGTCGCGTCGCTCGGCCCCGGCCCGTCGGTCCCGGGCGAGGAGCTCACGGACGGCTCCGAAGGTGACGCGGCCGAGGGCGCCGAGCTGTTCCGCATCAACTGCGCCATGTGCCACAACGTCGCCGGCGCCGGTGGCGCCCTGACCGAGGGCAAGTACGCGCCGAACCTGCGCGACGTCTCGGGCAAGCACATCTACGAGGCCATGCTCACCGGCCCGCAGAACATGCCGGTCTTCAACGACCTGAACCTCACGCCGGACCAGAAGGCCGACATCATCACGTACCTCAAGTACGTGCAGGACAACCGGTCGCCCGGTGGCTTCGGCCTGGGTGACATCGGCCCGGTCGCCGAGGGTCTGTTCATCTGGATCTTCGGGCTCGGCGCGGTCGTTGCGATGACCGTCTGGCTGACCGCGAAGCAGAACTGA
- a CDS encoding heme-copper oxidase subunit III, translated as MEDVTSTPLSRSVSGPVLNRPNPVAVGTIVWLGSEVMFFAGLFAIYFTLRSTSPELWATETAKLEVPFASVNTIILVLSSFACQFAVFAAERFQVHRTSWNPKDWGMTEWFFVTYCMGAIFVCGQIFEYANLWHEGMTLSSSAYGSAFYMTTGFHGLHVTGGLIAFLLTLGRGFAAKNFGHKEATTAIVVSYYWHFVDVVWIGLFAVIYLLK; from the coding sequence ATGGAGGACGTGACAAGCACCCCTCTCTCCAGATCCGTCAGCGGTCCGGTCCTGAACAGGCCGAACCCCGTTGCCGTGGGGACGATCGTGTGGCTGGGCAGCGAGGTCATGTTCTTCGCCGGCCTGTTCGCGATCTACTTCACGCTGCGCAGCACCTCTCCCGAGCTCTGGGCGACAGAGACCGCCAAGCTCGAGGTGCCGTTCGCGTCGGTGAACACCATCATCCTGGTGCTGTCGAGCTTCGCCTGCCAGTTCGCCGTCTTCGCCGCGGAGCGGTTCCAGGTGCACCGCACCAGCTGGAACCCGAAGGACTGGGGCATGACGGAGTGGTTCTTCGTCACCTACTGCATGGGCGCCATCTTCGTCTGTGGGCAGATCTTCGAGTACGCCAACCTCTGGCACGAGGGCATGACGCTCTCCTCGAGCGCCTACGGTTCGGCGTTCTACATGACCACCGGCTTCCACGGCCTGCACGTGACCGGTGGCCTCATCGCCTTCCTCCTCACGCTCGGGCGTGGGTTCGCCGCGAAGAACTTCGGGCACAAGGAAGCCACCACCGCGATCGTCGTGTCCTACTACTGGCACTTCGTCGACGTCGTGTGGATCGGTCTCTTCGCCGTCATCTACCTCCTCAAGTGA
- the trpD gene encoding anthranilate phosphoribosyltransferase: protein MSDALSWPAVISALMAREDLSIRQSTWAMEQIVQGRATAAQIAAFAVALRAKGETVDEVVGFRDAVLDAAVPLDVDPMALDIVGTGGDVVGTVNVSTMAAIVIAAAGVPVVKHGNRASSSKSGSSDVLAALGLDLTMDAARVAETFRRVGLTFAFASAFHPGFAHAAPVRREIGVPTVFNFLGPLVNPARCEANAVGVAQLELVPIITGVFQTRGATALVFRGDDGLDELTTTGHSHIWQVSGGRVTEHDLDPRDLGIARARTEDLLGGEPVENAAIVRRVLAGETGPIRDIVLLNAAAGLVSFRLAQDPTETDRPILQRFREQLVVAAASVDSGAAMRKLDEWVGAAPAATSA, encoded by the coding sequence ATGTCTGACGCTCTCTCCTGGCCTGCGGTGATCAGCGCGCTCATGGCGCGCGAGGACCTCTCGATCAGGCAGTCCACATGGGCCATGGAGCAGATCGTGCAGGGCCGGGCCACGGCCGCCCAGATCGCAGCCTTCGCCGTGGCGCTCCGCGCGAAGGGCGAGACGGTCGACGAGGTCGTCGGCTTCCGCGACGCCGTCCTCGACGCCGCGGTCCCGCTCGACGTCGACCCGATGGCGCTCGACATCGTCGGGACGGGCGGGGACGTCGTCGGCACGGTGAACGTGTCGACCATGGCGGCCATCGTCATCGCCGCCGCGGGCGTGCCGGTCGTCAAGCACGGCAACCGCGCCAGCTCGTCGAAGTCGGGCTCCAGCGACGTGCTCGCGGCGCTCGGCCTCGACCTCACGATGGACGCCGCGCGTGTCGCCGAGACCTTCCGGCGTGTCGGGCTGACCTTCGCCTTCGCCAGCGCGTTCCACCCCGGTTTCGCCCATGCAGCCCCGGTCCGGCGGGAGATCGGCGTGCCCACGGTGTTCAACTTCCTCGGTCCGCTGGTCAACCCCGCGCGGTGCGAGGCGAACGCGGTCGGCGTGGCGCAACTCGAGCTCGTGCCGATCATCACGGGCGTGTTCCAGACCCGCGGCGCGACGGCGCTCGTCTTCCGCGGTGACGACGGGCTCGACGAACTCACCACGACCGGACACAGCCACATCTGGCAGGTCTCCGGGGGCCGCGTCACGGAGCACGACCTCGACCCGCGGGACCTCGGCATCGCCCGCGCCCGGACCGAGGACCTGCTCGGCGGCGAGCCGGTCGAGAACGCCGCCATCGTCCGGCGCGTGCTCGCGGGGGAGACCGGGCCGATCCGCGACATCGTCCTGCTGAACGCGGCGGCCGGTCTGGTGTCCTTCCGACTGGCGCAGGACCCGACCGAGACGGACCGCCCGATCCTGCAGCGGTTCCGGGAGCAGCTGGTGGTCGCGGCGGCATCCGTGGACTCCGGTGCCGCCATGCGCAAACTGGACGAGTGGGTCGGCGCGGCGCCGGCCGCCACCTCGGCTTGA
- the glpK gene encoding glycerol kinase GlpK — MADYIVAIDQGTTSTRAIVFDHSGSIVSVGQKEHEQIFPRAGWVEHDPSEIWDNTREVIGQALSRADITRHDVAAVGITNQRETAVVWDKTTGKAVYNAIVWQDTRTQAIVDKLADGDTDRYKAIVGLPLATYFSGTKIAWILENVEGAREKAEAGDLLFGTTDTWVLWNLTGGTDGGVHKTDVTNASRTLFMDLETLQWRDDILADFGVPKSMLPEIVSSSEVYGHVESSSLLREVPIAGILGDQQAATFGQAAFDQGESKNTYGTGNFLIFNTGTDIVRSENGLLTTVGYKLGDQETHYALEGSIAVTGSLIQWLRDNLGIIGSAPEVETLATTVEDNGGVYFVPAFSGLFAPYWRPDARGALVGLTRFVNKGHIARAALEATALQTREVLDAVNADSGVELTELKVDGGMTANDALMQFQADILDVPVVRPVVAETTALGAAYAAGLAVGFWANLDELRANWQEDKRWEPQLDAAERERTLRLWKKAVTKTFDWVDEDVR; from the coding sequence ATGGCCGACTACATCGTCGCCATCGACCAGGGAACCACCAGCACGCGAGCGATCGTCTTCGACCACTCCGGTTCGATCGTCTCCGTCGGGCAGAAGGAACACGAGCAGATCTTCCCGCGCGCCGGGTGGGTCGAGCACGACCCGTCCGAGATCTGGGACAACACGCGTGAGGTCATCGGCCAGGCCCTGTCCCGCGCCGACATCACGCGTCACGACGTCGCAGCCGTCGGCATCACGAACCAGCGCGAGACCGCGGTCGTGTGGGACAAGACGACCGGCAAGGCCGTCTACAACGCCATCGTCTGGCAGGACACCCGCACGCAGGCCATCGTCGACAAGCTCGCGGACGGCGACACCGACCGCTACAAGGCGATCGTCGGACTCCCGCTGGCGACGTACTTCTCCGGCACGAAGATCGCGTGGATCCTCGAGAACGTGGAGGGCGCGCGCGAGAAGGCCGAGGCCGGCGACCTGCTCTTCGGCACGACCGACACCTGGGTCCTCTGGAACCTGACCGGCGGCACCGACGGCGGTGTCCACAAGACGGACGTCACGAACGCGTCCCGCACCCTGTTCATGGACCTCGAGACGCTGCAGTGGCGCGACGACATCCTCGCCGACTTCGGTGTGCCGAAGTCGATGCTCCCCGAGATCGTCAGCTCCTCCGAGGTCTACGGCCACGTCGAGTCCTCGAGCCTCCTCCGCGAGGTCCCGATCGCCGGCATCCTCGGCGACCAGCAGGCGGCGACGTTCGGCCAGGCCGCGTTCGACCAGGGCGAGTCGAAGAACACCTACGGCACCGGTAACTTCCTCATCTTCAACACGGGCACGGACATCGTCCGCTCGGAGAACGGGCTGCTCACCACCGTCGGCTACAAGCTCGGCGACCAGGAGACGCACTACGCGCTCGAGGGGTCGATCGCCGTCACCGGCTCGCTCATCCAGTGGCTCCGCGACAACCTCGGCATCATCGGCAGCGCGCCCGAGGTCGAGACGCTCGCCACCACGGTCGAGGACAACGGTGGCGTCTACTTCGTCCCCGCCTTCTCGGGTCTCTTCGCCCCGTACTGGCGTCCGGACGCCCGCGGTGCGCTCGTCGGCCTCACCCGGTTCGTCAACAAGGGCCACATTGCGCGTGCCGCCCTCGAGGCCACGGCGCTGCAGACCCGCGAGGTCCTCGACGCCGTCAACGCCGACTCCGGCGTCGAACTCACCGAGCTCAAGGTCGACGGTGGCATGACCGCCAACGACGCGCTCATGCAGTTCCAGGCCGACATCCTCGACGTCCCCGTGGTCCGCCCGGTCGTCGCCGAGACGACGGCCCTCGGTGCCGCCTACGCCGCCGGTCTGGCCGTCGGCTTCTGGGCCAACCTCGACGAGCTCCGCGCCAACTGGCAGGAGGACAAGCGGTGGGAGCCGCAGCTCGACGCCGCCGAGCGCGAGCGCACGCTGCGCCTGTGGAAGAAGGCCGTCACGAAGACCTTCGACTGGGTCGACGAGGACGTCCGCTGA
- a CDS encoding MIP/aquaporin family protein, whose amino-acid sequence MDGIGVNFMSELVGTAMLIILGGGVVAAVSLTKSKGFGAGFLMVTIGWGFAVFAGVTVSYKSGGQLNPAVSLAQAILGNISVGEMLLYWLAQLIGAIIGAVIVWLAYKQHFDAEPDAAAKLGVFSTGPAIRSYGWNVVTEIIGTFVLVFVVIAFTNGQTPAELGAIPVAFLVIAIGVSLGGPTGYAINPARDLGPRIAHAILPIKGKGTSDWSYAWVPVVGPLVGGALAAVVSGALLPMVS is encoded by the coding sequence ATGGACGGCATCGGCGTCAATTTCATGTCTGAGCTCGTCGGGACGGCGATGCTCATCATCCTGGGTGGCGGTGTGGTCGCCGCGGTCTCGCTCACGAAGTCGAAGGGCTTCGGCGCCGGCTTCCTCATGGTCACGATCGGGTGGGGCTTCGCGGTCTTCGCCGGCGTCACCGTCTCGTACAAGTCCGGCGGCCAGCTCAACCCCGCGGTCAGCCTCGCCCAGGCGATCCTCGGCAACATCAGCGTCGGTGAGATGCTCCTCTACTGGCTCGCCCAGCTCATCGGCGCGATCATCGGTGCGGTCATCGTCTGGCTCGCCTACAAGCAGCACTTCGACGCCGAGCCCGACGCCGCCGCGAAGCTCGGCGTCTTCTCGACCGGCCCGGCCATCCGCAGCTACGGCTGGAACGTCGTCACCGAGATCATCGGCACGTTCGTCCTCGTCTTCGTGGTCATCGCCTTCACGAACGGGCAGACCCCGGCCGAGCTCGGCGCGATCCCCGTCGCCTTCCTCGTGATCGCGATCGGTGTCTCGCTCGGTGGCCCGACCGGCTACGCCATCAACCCGGCCCGTGACCTCGGTCCGCGCATCGCCCACGCCATCCTGCCGATCAAGGGCAAGGGCACGAGCGACTGGTCCTACGCCTGGGTCCCGGTCGTCGGCCCGCTCGTCGGTGGCGCCCTCGCCGCCGTCGTCTCCGGTGCGCTCCTCCCGATGGTGTCCTAG